The Mesorhizobium sp. M1D.F.Ca.ET.043.01.1.1 genome contains a region encoding:
- a CDS encoding glyoxylate/hydroxypyruvate reductase A, with amino-acid sequence MEKGKILLALTGFHPQRWRELLAVEREVVLEPDGPKDPSIAYAVVWKQKPNLLSSLPNLRAIFSIGAGVDHIFADPGLPDVPIIRIVADNLTQHMTEYVVWRVLDHHRQSRHYRAQQQKKIWRELPQRPAEDISVGIMGLGNLGRAAASVLLSLGFAVNGWSRTERPMKGVSTYSGEAGLIPFLNATDILVVLLPLTSNTHGIINYGVLKELRRRNGLGGAVLINAGRGRLQKDADVLRALDDGTLKEASLDVFEVEPLPKTSPLWSHPKVFVTPHAAATSDPAHLVPIMLRQMDAFERGEKLENLVDREAGY; translated from the coding sequence ATGGAAAAAGGCAAAATCCTGCTTGCCCTCACCGGCTTTCACCCGCAGCGCTGGCGCGAGCTGCTCGCGGTCGAGCGCGAGGTGGTGCTGGAGCCGGACGGCCCCAAAGATCCTTCGATCGCCTATGCGGTGGTGTGGAAGCAGAAACCCAATCTCTTGTCGTCGCTGCCCAATCTGCGCGCCATCTTCTCGATCGGCGCCGGAGTCGACCACATCTTCGCCGACCCAGGCCTGCCCGACGTGCCGATCATCAGGATCGTCGCCGACAATCTCACCCAGCACATGACCGAATATGTCGTCTGGCGGGTGCTCGACCACCATCGCCAGAGCAGGCACTACCGGGCGCAGCAGCAGAAGAAGATCTGGCGCGAGCTGCCGCAGCGCCCGGCGGAAGACATCTCCGTCGGCATCATGGGCCTCGGCAATCTCGGCCGCGCGGCCGCCTCGGTGCTGCTCTCGCTTGGCTTCGCCGTGAACGGCTGGTCACGCACCGAGCGGCCGATGAAGGGCGTTTCGACCTATTCCGGCGAAGCGGGGCTGATCCCGTTCCTCAACGCCACCGACATCCTGGTGGTGCTGCTGCCGCTGACCTCCAACACGCATGGCATCATCAATTACGGCGTGCTGAAGGAATTGCGCCGGCGCAACGGCCTTGGCGGCGCGGTGCTGATCAATGCCGGGCGCGGGCGGCTGCAGAAGGACGCCGACGTCCTGCGGGCGCTGGACGACGGCACGCTGAAGGAAGCGAGCCTCGACGTGTTCGAGGTCGAGCCGCTGCCGAAGACGAGCCCGCTGTGGAGCCATCCGAAGGTGTTCGTGACGCCGCACGCGGCGGCGACCTCTGATCCGGCCCATCTGGTGCCGATCATGCTTCGGCAGATGGATGCCTTCGAGCGCGGCGAAAAGCTGGAAAACCTGGTGGACCGCGAAGCGGGCTACTGA
- a CDS encoding methyltransferase domain-containing protein, translating into MKPLQASSGDLNADRRADFAEMLLASGEPAQAAELLLGALELAPQWAAGWFRLGGMQEAAGFLDQAAQAWTMALKLDPADRLGASLKLQLIGHAPAAAAPPGAFVETLFDHYADRFEEALVGTLGYRMPDVLDRAIRLARPGRFRLALDLGCGTGLMGERLRPIVERLEGYDISAGMLRKARAKGIYDQLSRADLQHFSYAGPKADLVVAADVFIYVGALERIVGAVADTLADDGVFAFSVETTAGGDDFALLPSRRYAHSEAYVRRVLAACGLSVLSLDPTVIRQDRSEPVDGLGVVAEKSSKP; encoded by the coding sequence ATGAAACCGCTTCAGGCCTCGTCCGGCGACTTGAACGCCGACCGCCGCGCCGACTTCGCCGAGATGCTGCTGGCCTCCGGCGAGCCCGCGCAGGCGGCGGAGCTTTTGCTCGGCGCGCTGGAGCTGGCGCCGCAATGGGCGGCCGGGTGGTTTCGCCTCGGCGGGATGCAGGAAGCGGCCGGCTTCCTTGACCAGGCCGCGCAAGCGTGGACGATGGCGCTGAAGCTCGATCCCGCGGACCGACTGGGCGCTTCGCTCAAGCTGCAATTGATCGGCCATGCGCCGGCGGCAGCCGCTCCGCCCGGCGCGTTCGTCGAGACCCTGTTCGATCATTATGCCGACCGGTTCGAGGAAGCGCTGGTCGGGACGCTCGGCTACCGGATGCCGGATGTCCTCGACCGGGCCATTCGCCTGGCCAGGCCGGGTCGCTTCAGGCTGGCCCTCGACCTCGGCTGCGGCACCGGCCTGATGGGCGAAAGGCTGCGGCCGATCGTGGAGCGGCTGGAAGGCTACGACATCTCGGCCGGCATGTTGCGGAAGGCGCGCGCCAAAGGCATCTACGACCAGCTCTCCAGGGCCGATCTCCAGCATTTCTCTTATGCTGGCCCGAAAGCGGACCTCGTGGTCGCGGCCGACGTGTTCATCTATGTCGGCGCGCTCGAACGCATTGTCGGAGCCGTTGCCGATACGCTCGCCGACGACGGTGTGTTCGCGTTCTCGGTGGAGACCACTGCCGGCGGCGATGACTTCGCCTTGCTGCCGTCGCGGCGCTACGCGCATTCCGAGGCCTATGTGCGGCGCGTCCTCGCCGCCTGCGGGTTGTCCGTCCTGTCGCTCGATCCAACCGTCATCCGCCAGGATCGGAGCGAGCCTGTCGATGGCCTCGGCGTCGTGGCCGAGAAATCGTCAAAGCCGTGA
- a CDS encoding ligase-associated DNA damage response exonuclease, with amino-acid sequence MRASDLLKPRPEGLYCPPGDFFIDPVRPVGRALITHGHSDHARSGHRSVLATQQTLDIMGLRYGEDFAGTTQAAVLGETTEINGVAVTFHPAGHVLGSAQIAVEHQGMRIVASGDYKRQKDATCLPFEPVLCDVFITEATFGLPVFRHPPDHEEIARVLKSAAQFPERSHLIGAYALGKAQRVMRLLRDAGYDRPIYIHGALAKLSEYYQSQGIDLGDLEPGTVESGGKADFTGAIVVGPPAAFADRWARRFPDPISCFASGWMRIRQRAKQGGVELPLIISDHADWDELTVTIKETQAEEIWVTHGREEALVRWCELQGIAARPLHLVGYEDEGD; translated from the coding sequence ATGCGCGCCAGCGACCTGCTCAAACCGCGACCTGAGGGCCTCTACTGCCCGCCGGGCGATTTCTTCATCGATCCGGTGCGGCCGGTGGGTCGCGCGCTGATCACGCACGGCCATTCCGACCACGCGCGCTCCGGCCACCGCTCGGTGCTTGCGACGCAGCAAACGCTGGACATCATGGGCTTGCGCTATGGCGAGGATTTTGCCGGGACGACCCAGGCGGCCGTCCTCGGCGAGACGACCGAGATCAACGGCGTCGCCGTCACCTTCCATCCGGCCGGCCATGTGCTGGGCTCGGCGCAGATCGCCGTCGAGCACCAGGGCATGCGCATCGTCGCCTCCGGCGACTACAAGCGCCAGAAGGACGCCACCTGCCTGCCCTTCGAGCCGGTCCTGTGCGATGTCTTCATCACCGAGGCGACCTTTGGCCTGCCGGTGTTCCGGCATCCGCCTGACCATGAGGAAATCGCGCGTGTGCTCAAATCGGCGGCGCAGTTCCCGGAACGCTCGCACCTGATCGGCGCCTATGCGCTCGGCAAGGCGCAGCGCGTCATGCGGCTGCTGCGCGACGCCGGCTACGACAGGCCGATCTACATCCACGGCGCGCTGGCCAAGCTCAGCGAGTATTACCAGAGCCAGGGGATCGATCTCGGCGACCTTGAACCCGGGACCGTGGAAAGCGGCGGCAAGGCCGATTTCACCGGGGCCATCGTCGTCGGCCCGCCGGCGGCCTTCGCCGACCGCTGGGCGCGGCGTTTCCCCGACCCAATCTCCTGCTTCGCTTCAGGCTGGATGCGCATCCGCCAGCGCGCCAAGCAAGGCGGCGTCGAGCTGCCGCTGATCATTTCCGACCATGCCGACTGGGATGAGCTCACCGTTACGATCAAGGAGACACAAGCCGAGGAGATCTGGGTGACGCATGGCCGCGAGGAAGCGCTGGTGCGCTGGTGCGAGTTGCAGGGCATAGCGGCAAGGCCGCTGCACCTTGTGGGGTACGAGGACGAGGGCGATTGA
- a CDS encoding cisplatin damage response ATP-dependent DNA ligase — protein sequence MNRFAELLDRLVLTPSRNGKLTLLTDYFRSVEDPDRGLALAAITGDLSIAAVKPAMLRALVTERMDPVLFGYSYDYVGDLAETVSLVWPQPAGHIPNHAPTLAEVVGKLQAASRSDGPQVLARLLDSASISARFAIIKLVTGGLRIGVSARLAKQALADLGQADVAEIEELWHGLTPPYIELFAWLEGRAEKPRSAALALFRPVMLSNAVDDGDLEKLDPADYAAEWKWDGIRVQAVCEGGIRRLYSRTGDDVSGAFPDLAAAMDFEAALDGELLVGDPREATGTFSDLQQRLNRKSVSAKIQQQYPAFMRCYDALQINGEDLRGLSFAERRSRLEAFVKTLDPSRFDLSPLVEFPDWQALERLRQAPPHPIIEGVMLKRWDSPYLAGRPKGPWFKWKRDPHTVDAVLMYAQRGHGKRSSFYSDYTFGVWAGPEGSEELVPVGKAYFGFTDEELRQIDKYVRDNTIERFGPVRSVRADRNNGLVLEVAFEGLNRSTRHKSGVAMRFPRISRLRWDKPAAEADRIETLQALLDS from the coding sequence GTGAACCGCTTCGCCGAGCTCCTCGACCGGCTGGTGCTGACGCCGTCGCGCAACGGCAAGCTGACGCTGCTTACCGATTATTTCCGCAGCGTCGAGGATCCCGACCGCGGGCTGGCGCTGGCGGCGATCACCGGCGATCTGTCAATCGCGGCGGTGAAGCCGGCGATGCTGCGCGCGCTGGTCACCGAGCGCATGGACCCGGTGCTGTTCGGCTATTCCTACGACTATGTCGGCGACCTCGCCGAGACGGTGTCGCTGGTCTGGCCGCAGCCCGCCGGCCATATCCCGAACCATGCGCCGACGCTGGCCGAGGTGGTCGGCAAGCTGCAGGCGGCGAGCCGCTCCGACGGGCCGCAAGTGCTTGCCAGGCTGCTCGACAGCGCCAGCATCTCGGCGCGCTTCGCCATCATCAAGCTGGTGACCGGCGGCTTGCGCATCGGCGTTTCGGCGCGGCTCGCCAAGCAGGCGCTGGCCGATCTCGGCCAAGCCGACGTCGCCGAGATCGAGGAGCTCTGGCACGGGCTGACGCCGCCCTACATCGAGCTTTTCGCGTGGCTGGAAGGCCGGGCGGAAAAACCGAGGAGCGCAGCGCTCGCCCTGTTCCGGCCGGTGATGCTCTCCAATGCGGTCGACGACGGCGACCTGGAAAAGCTCGATCCGGCCGACTACGCCGCGGAGTGGAAGTGGGACGGCATCCGCGTGCAGGCGGTGTGCGAAGGCGGCATCCGGCGGCTTTATTCGCGCACCGGCGACGATGTTTCGGGTGCCTTTCCGGACCTTGCCGCCGCGATGGACTTCGAGGCGGCGCTCGATGGCGAGCTTTTGGTCGGCGATCCGCGTGAGGCGACCGGAACCTTTTCCGACCTGCAGCAGCGGCTGAACCGCAAGAGCGTGTCGGCAAAAATCCAGCAGCAATATCCGGCCTTCATGCGCTGCTACGACGCGCTGCAGATCAACGGCGAGGATTTGCGCGGCCTTTCCTTCGCCGAGCGCCGAAGCCGGCTCGAAGCCTTCGTCAAGACGCTCGATCCCAGCCGCTTCGACCTCTCGCCGCTGGTCGAATTTCCGGATTGGCAGGCGCTGGAGCGGCTGCGACAGGCGCCGCCGCATCCGATCATCGAAGGGGTGATGCTGAAGCGCTGGGATTCGCCCTATCTCGCCGGCCGGCCGAAGGGCCCCTGGTTCAAGTGGAAGCGCGATCCGCACACGGTCGACGCGGTGCTGATGTATGCGCAGCGCGGCCACGGCAAGCGCTCGAGCTTCTACTCCGACTACACATTCGGCGTCTGGGCCGGACCGGAGGGCTCGGAAGAGCTGGTGCCGGTCGGCAAGGCCTATTTCGGCTTCACCGACGAGGAGCTGCGGCAGATCGACAAATATGTCCGCGACAACACGATCGAGCGTTTTGGGCCGGTGCGCTCGGTGCGCGCCGACCGCAACAACGGCCTGGTCCTGGAAGTGGCCTTCGAAGGCCTCAACCGCTCGACGCGTCACAAATCGGGGGTGGCGATGCGCTTTCCCCGCATCTCGCGGCTGCGCTGGGACAAGCCGGCCGCCGAGGCCGACCGCATCGAGACGCTGCAGGCGCTGCTCGACAGTTAG
- a CDS encoding adenylate/guanylate cyclase domain-containing protein, producing MTTRRHLAAILACDVVGYSRLMERDERGTLERLKTYRKDVLEPLVSENQGRIVKFTGDGMLCEFASVVNAVTSAMAIQQAFAEHEAETPEDERIRLRIGVNLGDVVCEEDGDLYGDGVNIAARLESVADPGTVVVSGTAYDHLQGKLDCGFTPLGELRLKNIERPVRAYRVETDASAAPPPLPEKPSIAVLPFTNMSGDPDQEYFADGLVEDIITGLSRVNSFFVIARNSSFTYKGRAVDLRQVGRELGVRYVLEGSIRRAGSRVRISGQLVDAISGHHVWTDRFEGDVSDIFDLQDKVTESVVGAVEPSIRLEEIKQARMKPTDYISAYDLYLRALPRFYSMTREGFADVRRLTNEALSIDPGFNLAKALGAYIRSLSVSQCWHEPDDMRVAARMAREVLAEARDDPTSLRFAAQVIAYSARDYEMALRTIERSLLLNPNSAQGHTGSGWVNAHSSRPLAAIEHFHRAMRLSPVDPEKGIALSGIGMSYLMLDRYEEALSWGERALHEMPNYGSSHRVVIMALVKLNRLEEAQAAARRLMEAFPTYTLALQRQINPWQDKVFAERYVEALGIAGVPE from the coding sequence ATGACCACGCGGCGCCACCTCGCAGCGATCCTGGCTTGCGACGTGGTCGGCTATTCGCGCCTGATGGAGCGCGACGAGCGCGGCACGCTCGAGCGGCTGAAGACCTACCGCAAGGACGTCCTCGAACCGCTGGTGTCCGAGAACCAGGGCCGGATCGTCAAGTTTACCGGCGACGGCATGCTCTGCGAGTTCGCGAGCGTCGTCAACGCGGTGACCTCGGCGATGGCGATCCAGCAAGCCTTCGCAGAACACGAAGCGGAGACGCCGGAGGATGAACGGATCCGCTTGCGCATCGGCGTCAATCTCGGCGACGTGGTCTGCGAGGAGGACGGCGACCTCTACGGCGACGGGGTCAACATTGCCGCCCGCCTCGAAAGCGTCGCCGATCCCGGCACCGTGGTCGTCTCGGGCACCGCCTACGACCATCTGCAGGGCAAGCTCGACTGCGGCTTCACGCCGCTCGGCGAACTGCGCCTTAAGAACATCGAGCGGCCTGTGCGCGCCTACCGCGTCGAGACCGATGCCAGCGCTGCACCGCCTCCCCTGCCCGAGAAACCCTCGATCGCGGTTCTGCCTTTCACCAACATGAGCGGCGACCCCGACCAGGAATACTTCGCCGACGGGCTGGTGGAGGACATCATCACCGGATTGAGCCGGGTGAACTCGTTCTTCGTGATCGCCCGCAACTCGTCCTTCACCTACAAGGGCCGGGCGGTGGACCTGCGCCAGGTCGGGCGCGAGCTGGGCGTCCGCTACGTGCTCGAAGGCAGCATCCGCAGAGCCGGATCGCGGGTGCGCATCAGCGGGCAGTTGGTGGACGCGATCAGCGGACACCATGTCTGGACCGACCGCTTCGAGGGCGATGTGAGCGACATCTTCGACCTGCAGGACAAGGTAACCGAGAGCGTCGTCGGCGCTGTCGAGCCGAGCATCCGGCTGGAGGAGATCAAACAGGCGCGCATGAAGCCGACCGACTACATCAGCGCCTACGACCTCTACCTTCGCGCGCTGCCGCGCTTCTACAGCATGACGCGCGAAGGCTTTGCCGACGTGCGCCGGCTCACCAACGAGGCGCTCAGCATCGACCCTGGCTTCAACCTGGCGAAGGCACTCGGCGCCTATATCCGCAGCCTGTCCGTGAGCCAGTGCTGGCACGAGCCCGACGATATGCGGGTCGCCGCGCGCATGGCGCGCGAGGTCCTGGCGGAAGCGCGCGACGACCCCACCAGCCTGCGCTTCGCCGCGCAGGTGATCGCCTACAGCGCCAGGGACTACGAGATGGCACTGCGCACGATCGAACGGTCCCTGCTGCTCAACCCCAATTCGGCGCAGGGCCATACCGGCAGCGGCTGGGTGAACGCGCATTCCAGCCGCCCGCTCGCGGCGATCGAGCACTTTCACAGGGCAATGCGGCTTAGCCCGGTGGACCCCGAGAAGGGCATCGCGCTCTCCGGCATCGGTATGAGCTACCTGATGCTCGATCGCTACGAGGAAGCGCTGTCATGGGGAGAACGCGCGCTGCACGAGATGCCGAACTACGGCTCCTCGCACCGGGTGGTGATCATGGCGCTGGTCAAACTCAACCGGCTGGAGGAGGCACAGGCCGCGGCGCGGCGGCTGATGGAGGCGTTCCCGACCTACACGCTCGCCCTGCAGAGACAGATCAACCCGTGGCAGGACAAGGTGTTCGCCGAGCGTTACGTCGAGGCCCTGGGCATCGCCGGCGTGCCGGAGTGA
- a CDS encoding RidA family protein, translating to MHAREAIFPLGRHALYDEHGYSAAIRSGDLLFISGQVGSLPDGSPEPAFERQVRLAFENLRSVLHAAGATFDDIVDVTTFHTNPETQFETMMEVKSEIFTAKPYPNWTAIGVNWLAGFDFEIKVIARVPATN from the coding sequence ATGCATGCACGCGAGGCGATTTTCCCTCTTGGCCGACACGCCTTGTACGACGAGCACGGCTATTCGGCTGCCATACGTTCCGGCGACCTCTTGTTCATCTCCGGGCAGGTTGGCAGCCTTCCGGACGGTTCTCCCGAACCCGCCTTCGAACGTCAGGTGCGTCTCGCCTTCGAGAACCTCCGATCTGTGCTCCATGCGGCCGGGGCGACGTTCGATGATATTGTGGACGTGACCACCTTCCATACAAATCCCGAAACGCAGTTCGAGACCATGATGGAGGTCAAGAGCGAGATCTTCACCGCGAAGCCCTACCCCAACTGGACGGCGATCGGCGTGAACTGGCTGGCAGGTTTCGACTTCGAGATCAAAGTTATCGCGCGGGTCCCGGCGACAAACTGA
- a CDS encoding TetR/AcrR family transcriptional regulator — protein MNKRIELMEQNRIKLISAARKAFAEKGFADASMDDLTADVGLTRGALYHNFGDKRGLLAAVVDQVDGEMAARAQAIGAACADEWEGLLAEGAAYIEMALDPEIQRIVLRDGPAVLGDPSLWPSQDSCLRATKRTVGRLIERGVLKPLDVEAVARLLSGAAFNAALWVAATPNQEVVLPKAIRAFKEMAGGLLAAPKL, from the coding sequence ATGAACAAGCGCATCGAATTGATGGAACAGAACCGAATCAAGCTCATCTCGGCTGCGCGAAAAGCGTTTGCCGAGAAGGGCTTTGCGGATGCCTCGATGGATGATCTGACGGCGGACGTCGGCCTGACGAGGGGCGCGCTCTACCACAATTTCGGTGACAAGCGCGGCCTACTGGCGGCAGTCGTCGATCAGGTCGACGGCGAGATGGCGGCACGGGCGCAAGCCATCGGGGCGGCTTGCGCCGACGAATGGGAGGGTCTGCTGGCCGAGGGCGCGGCGTATATCGAAATGGCCCTCGATCCTGAGATCCAGCGCATCGTATTGCGAGATGGGCCAGCAGTCCTCGGCGACCCCTCGCTTTGGCCAAGCCAGGACAGCTGCTTGCGGGCGACGAAGCGGACTGTTGGTCGCCTGATTGAACGCGGGGTGCTTAAGCCGCTCGACGTGGAAGCGGTGGCACGGCTCCTCAGCGGGGCAGCCTTCAACGCAGCTTTGTGGGTGGCGGCCACTCCAAATCAGGAGGTGGTCCTGCCGAAAGCAATTCGCGCGTTCAAAGAAATGGCCGGCGGTTTGCTGGCAGCTCCGAAGTTGTAA
- a CDS encoding DUF2158 domain-containing protein gives MPNSFKTGDIVKLKSGGPQMTISDGAASGTYLCHWFNREGGVWTPQHAGFKPDQLVVVDERK, from the coding sequence ATGCCCAATAGTTTCAAGACCGGTGACATCGTCAAGCTGAAATCCGGAGGCCCGCAGATGACGATCAGCGACGGCGCGGCGTCCGGCACTTATCTGTGCCACTGGTTCAACCGCGAGGGCGGCGTCTGGACCCCGCAACATGCCGGCTTCAAGCCGGACCAGCTGGTGGTGGTCGACGAACGGAAATAA
- a CDS encoding acid-shock protein, with the protein MIRHTIFVVALGLQTAAAQTTTPTASPVQPAPSASTPAAVKPGITLEKFEARREKAFMRADTDGDSKVSLAEWTAFQTERKAKGDPARSFARMDANKDGVVDKSELDAFLAKRFARLDKNSDGTLGADERPGHKTAPNQEQ; encoded by the coding sequence ATGATCCGCCACACGATATTCGTCGTTGCCCTTGGATTGCAGACCGCGGCCGCCCAGACAACGACGCCGACCGCCTCACCGGTGCAACCGGCACCAAGCGCGTCCACTCCCGCCGCCGTCAAGCCTGGCATCACGCTGGAAAAGTTCGAGGCGCGCCGGGAAAAGGCGTTCATGCGAGCCGACACCGACGGCGACAGCAAGGTCAGCCTCGCCGAATGGACGGCGTTCCAGACCGAGCGCAAGGCCAAGGGCGACCCGGCCAGGTCGTTCGCGCGCATGGACGCCAACAAGGACGGGGTCGTCGACAAGTCGGAACTCGACGCTTTCCTCGCCAAACGCTTCGCCAGGCTCGACAAGAACAGCGACGGCACGCTCGGCGCCGACGAGAGGCCGGGCCACAAAACCGCTCCCAATCAGGAGCAATGA
- a CDS encoding RNA polymerase sigma factor: MGADPDEELVRRIGAGDQAAVQAMVARKLPRVLSLANRMLGDAAEAEDVAQETFVRIWRHASGWRQGPARFDTWIHRVALNLCYDRLRRRREWTTDELPEVADETPLPDAGDEGRHVRQALQRIAPRQREAIVLVYYQEMSNIEAAGAMQVSVDALESLLARGRRALQAMLVGDDGDD, translated from the coding sequence ATGGGCGCCGATCCGGACGAGGAACTGGTACGGCGTATCGGTGCCGGCGACCAGGCCGCCGTGCAGGCGATGGTGGCGCGCAAGCTGCCGCGCGTGCTTTCGCTCGCCAACCGCATGCTCGGCGACGCGGCCGAGGCCGAGGACGTCGCCCAGGAGACCTTCGTGCGCATCTGGCGTCATGCCTCCGGCTGGCGCCAGGGACCCGCGCGTTTCGACACCTGGATCCACCGCGTGGCGCTCAACCTCTGCTACGACCGGCTGCGGCGACGCCGCGAGTGGACGACGGACGAGCTGCCGGAGGTGGCCGATGAAACGCCGCTTCCCGACGCGGGAGACGAAGGCCGCCATGTGCGGCAGGCGCTGCAACGCATCGCGCCGCGCCAGCGCGAGGCGATCGTTCTGGTCTATTATCAGGAGATGTCCAACATCGAGGCCGCCGGCGCCATGCAGGTCAGCGTCGACGCGCTGGAAAGCCTGTTGGCGCGGGGTCGTCGCGCGCTGCAGGCAATGCTCGTCGGAGACGATGGCGATGACTGA
- a CDS encoding periplasmic heavy metal sensor: MNARLFAASLVLNVFLLGAVAGGAGWLIGRSSVGYSLESADGQLPANDRKAFRQAMREVRRESRQVILDGQQARREAANLLQQPTLDANALAAALERARNADATIRSRLEHRIVEFAASSSPEDRKLLADALLRHVGRQRLPVAKNTP, translated from the coding sequence ATGAACGCTCGTCTTTTCGCGGCATCGCTGGTGCTGAACGTCTTTCTGCTCGGCGCTGTCGCCGGCGGCGCCGGCTGGCTTATCGGCAGGTCCAGCGTGGGCTATTCGCTGGAATCGGCCGACGGCCAGCTTCCCGCCAACGACCGCAAGGCGTTCCGCCAGGCGATGCGCGAGGTTCGTCGCGAGTCACGACAGGTCATCCTCGACGGGCAGCAGGCACGGCGCGAGGCGGCAAACCTTTTGCAGCAACCGACGCTGGACGCGAACGCCCTGGCCGCCGCCCTGGAGCGGGCGCGCAATGCCGACGCCACCATCCGCAGCCGGCTGGAACACCGCATCGTCGAATTCGCCGCGTCGAGCTCACCCGAGGACCGCAAGCTGTTGGCCGACGCCTTGCTGCGCCATGTCGGCAGGCAGCGGTTGCCGGTTGCAAAAAATACGCCCTGA
- a CDS encoding DUF1800 family protein, translating to MTEAVLALSVSNAVPPDPALVALNRFGLGARPGDDLGKIAADARGYLKAELKRQDVALITADDSRNAGLLDSTAAIQASMAAAAERKAAREAKAAPVMQPATDTADNRTDAKEKPAVPPVEADIYRDEAQARFDKALNAAPGFVERLVGFWSNHFCVSVAKAQVVRACAGAFEREAIRPFVLGRFADMLLAVEHHPAMLFFLDNQQSIGPDSRAGKRRGRGLNENLAREILELHTLGVGSGYSQADVTSFAGMLTGWTMAGREGRLGEPGTFVFNANAHQPGEAVLLGKTYPAGGMGQAEAALNDIARHPATARHIAAKLARHFIADDPPPQSVAHLAAVFTKTNGDLRALALALVDMPETWSMPLAKLRAPFDYVMALRRAIGPAAGNEPQRSLRWLRALGEPLWQPPGPNGFSDRIDNWASAEGLKTRLDIAWQAAKQADDVGNPDDMLAAVIGASASNETKEAIARAESRQQGLALLLMTPEFQRR from the coding sequence ATGACGGAGGCTGTGTTGGCCCTATCCGTTTCAAATGCCGTTCCGCCCGATCCGGCGCTGGTCGCGCTCAACCGCTTCGGGCTCGGCGCGAGACCCGGCGACGATCTTGGCAAGATCGCGGCGGATGCGCGAGGCTATCTCAAGGCCGAGCTCAAGCGGCAGGATGTCGCCCTTATCACGGCCGACGATTCCAGGAATGCCGGGTTGCTGGACAGCACCGCCGCGATCCAGGCCAGCATGGCCGCTGCCGCGGAGCGCAAGGCGGCGCGGGAAGCGAAGGCGGCGCCCGTCATGCAGCCTGCGACAGACACCGCGGACAACCGGACCGACGCAAAAGAGAAGCCAGCCGTGCCGCCGGTCGAGGCCGATATCTATCGTGATGAAGCGCAAGCCCGTTTCGACAAGGCGCTCAATGCCGCACCGGGCTTTGTCGAACGTCTGGTCGGCTTCTGGTCGAACCATTTCTGCGTCTCGGTCGCCAAGGCCCAGGTCGTGCGGGCCTGCGCCGGCGCCTTCGAGCGCGAGGCGATCCGCCCCTTCGTGCTCGGCCGTTTCGCCGACATGCTGCTGGCGGTCGAGCATCATCCGGCCATGCTGTTCTTTCTCGACAACCAGCAGTCTATCGGGCCGGACTCCCGCGCCGGCAAAAGGCGCGGCCGTGGCCTCAACGAGAACCTTGCCCGCGAAATCCTGGAACTGCACACGCTGGGGGTCGGCAGCGGCTACAGCCAGGCGGACGTCACCAGCTTCGCCGGCATGCTGACCGGCTGGACCATGGCGGGCCGCGAGGGTCGCTTGGGCGAACCCGGCACGTTCGTCTTCAACGCCAATGCGCATCAGCCTGGCGAGGCGGTGCTGCTCGGCAAGACCTATCCGGCGGGCGGCATGGGCCAGGCAGAAGCCGCGCTCAACGACATCGCCCGCCACCCGGCAACCGCGCGACACATCGCCGCCAAGCTCGCGCGTCATTTCATCGCCGACGATCCGCCGCCACAGTCCGTCGCACATCTGGCCGCGGTCTTCACCAAGACAAACGGTGACTTGCGCGCATTGGCGCTCGCATTGGTCGACATGCCCGAAACCTGGTCGATGCCGCTCGCCAAGCTGCGCGCCCCCTTCGACTACGTCATGGCCTTGAGGCGGGCGATTGGCCCTGCCGCCGGCAACGAGCCGCAACGATCACTTCGCTGGCTAAGGGCCTTGGGCGAGCCGCTCTGGCAGCCGCCCGGGCCGAACGGCTTTTCCGACCGGATCGACAATTGGGCTTCGGCCGAAGGCCTGAAGACCCGCCTCGATATCGCCTGGCAGGCGGCGAAGCAGGCGGACGATGTCGGCAATCCCGACGACATGCTTGCCGCAGTGATCGGCGCCTCCGCCTCGAACGAAACGAAAGAGGCGATCGCGCGCGCCGAATCCAGGCAGCAAGGCCTGGCGCTGCTTTTGATGACGCCGGAATTCCAGCGCCGGTGA